In Amaranthus tricolor cultivar Red isolate AtriRed21 chromosome 5, ASM2621246v1, whole genome shotgun sequence, a genomic segment contains:
- the LOC130813604 gene encoding cytochrome P450 736A117-like — translation MKTKKRSNGKKTASPPSPPKLPIIGNLHQLGVLPHRTLQALSQLYGNGLMLLHFGCQPTLVVSSAYYAQQVMKNNDIPFSNRPNSHIVNKFFYNATDMSFSPYGDYWRQIRSICVSQLLSTKKVQSLRVIKEEETSLMVEKIKKSDGSIFNLREIIMLFTNDLICRASFGKKYSENNEGGSNFKKLLNDAMKLLGNNSFKDVIPWLGWMDRLKGLDGEMDRVFKGLDHILENVVQENQIKMNNKQNNNIHTKEDHGTMNFVEILLQAQKENKVALQPHSIKAVIMDMFVGGTDTIYTLIEWVMIELIRHPKIMKQVQEEVRKIVVAGNGKKVCEDDLEKLTYLKAAVKETLRLHPPFPLIPRKLSKDVNINGYDIEAGTHAIINVWAIHRDPLYWTEPEEFRPQRFLNNTHDFKGQNFNYIPFGAGRKICPAISFGVVKAELAIATLVHDFDWQLPNGSAIDMTEIAGLAVQTRDPPMLIATPFVSK, via the exons atgaaaacaaaaaagagAAGTAATGGAAAGAAAACGGCGTCGCCACCATCACCACCAAAGCTCCCAATCATTGGTAACTTACACCAGCTTGGAGTTTTACCACATCGTACACTTCAAGCTTTGTCCCAGCTTTATGGAAACGGCCTAATGTTGCTCCATTTCGGCTGTCAGCCAACCCTGGTCGTATCATCTGCATATTATGCCCAACAAGTCATGAAAAATAATGACATTCCGTTTTCTAATAGGCCTAATTCTCATAttgttaataaatttttttacaatGCTACTGATATGTCTTTTTCTCCTTATGGGGATTATTGGAGGCAAATTAGAAGTATTTGTGTGTCTCAGCTTTTGAGTAcgaaaaaggttcaatctttACGGGTTATAAAAGAAGAAGAGACATCTTTAATGGttgaaaaaattaagaaatctGATGGTTCGATATTTAATTTGAGGGAGATTATAATGCTTTTTACGAATGATTTAATTTGTAGGGCGTCTTTTGGTAAGAAGTATAGTGAAAATAATGAGGGGGGTAGTAATTTTAAGAAGCTATTGAATGATGCTATGAAGTTGCTTGGGAATAATAGCTTTAAAGATGTAATCCCTTGGCTTGGTTGGATGGATCGACTCAAGGGTTTAGATGGTGAAATGGATAGAGTTTTTAAAGGATTGGatcatattcttgaaaatgttgtacaagaaaatcaaattaaaatgaataataaacaaaataataacatcCATACTAAAGAAGATCATGGGACCATGAACTTTGTGGAGATTTTGTTACAAGCTCAAAAGGAAAATAAAGTAGCACTTCAACCTCATAGTATCAAAGCTGTTATAATG GATATGTTTGTTGGTGGAACTGACACAATTTATACACTAATAGAATGGGTAATGATTGAACTAATTAGACATCCCAAAATTATGAAACAAGTGCAAGAAGAGGTTAGAAAAATAGTCGTCGCAGGCAATGGTAAAAAGGTTTGCGAGGATGATTTGGAGaaattaacatatttaaaagCAGCGGTGAAGGAAACACTCAGGTTGCACCCTCCTTTTCCCTTGATTCCTCGAAAGTTATCAAAGGACGTTAATATAAATGGTTATGACATAGAAGCAGGAACACACGCAATCATCAACGTATGGGCAATTCATAGAGATCCTCTTTATTGGACTGAACCCGAAGAATTTCGTCCGCAGAGGTTCTTAAATAACACACATGATTTTAAGGGTCAAAATTTTAACTATATTCCATTTGGAGCGGGGAGAAAGATTTGCCCTGCGATATCATTTGGTGTTGTAAAAGCAGAGCTTGCGATTGCTACTCTTGTTCACGACTTTGATTGGCAATTACCCAATGGAAGTGCGATAGACATGACTGAAATTGCTGGTCTTGCTGTACAAACACGAGATCCTCCTATGCTTATTGCAACTCCCTTTGTTAGCAAATGA